A single genomic interval of Coccidioides posadasii str. Silveira chromosome 1, complete sequence harbors:
- a CDS encoding uncharacterized protein (EggNog:ENOG410PZ3Q): protein MRTLGAPNVAAKTSHVNLMTDTMIANLNAETLRAVIRSMLAGDQEGQLATTFQKHVQSCLRRDIDIRTPTASFDTNGAISFHKTIENLRNMRMRILALLGCGLAFESLKIVGEIVQQSAPLAHHVDSAEDEDTLLSTLAGVDADLVQALTAIQSHLILNGARDHLAKAQIRALVELKQGLEECQRQNEAQGTEFVYERGIDMVEGILTMVKR from the coding sequence atgcGAACCCTTGGAGCCCCCAATGTCGCCGCCAAAACATCACATGTCAATCTCATGACAGACACGATGATCGCGAATCTCAATGCAGAAACCTTGCGGGCTGTTATCCGATCGATGCTTGCGGGGGACCAGGAAGGGCAGCTGGCCACCACATTCCAGAAACACGTGCAAAGCTGCCTACGGCGAGACATTGATATCAGAACCCCAACCGCTTCGTTCGACACCAATGGCGCGATATCGTTCCACAAGACTATCGAGAACCTCCGCAACATGCGAATGCGCATCCTAGCACTCCTTGGATGCGGCCTGGCATTTGAAAGTCTCAAGATTGTCGGGGAGATAGTTCAACAATCAGCACCACTCGCGCACCATGTTGACTCGGCAGAAGACGAGGATACTTTGCTATCGACTCTAGCCGGGGTCGATGCGGACCTGGTTCAAGCTCTAACGGCTATACAATCACATCTCATATTGAATGGGGCGAGAGACCATCTGGCTAAGGCGCAAATACGAGCGCTAGTGGAGCTAAAGCAGGGTTTGGAGGAGTGTCAAAGACAAAATGAAGCTCAGGGCACAGAATTCGTCTACGAGAGGGGAATAGACATGGTGGAGGGGATTCTCACGATGGTGAAACGGTGA
- a CDS encoding uncharacterized protein (EggNog:ENOG410PGMZ~COG:C), translating into MAEFQKYVDAGFTAYDMADHYGDAEILFGRFRYSYTGPKTIFCSTKYCVFQPTPQTEAVVHEAISRRLKNIKSDKVDLLQYHWQDYGDPQYIPALQIMEADSRVSNLGLCNFDTKRMKEVIDAGIKFATNQVQFSLIDTRPRYEMEAVCIQHDIKLLTYGTLCGGFLSEKWLGKPAPEAFSEGMTPSLRKYLEMITIWGGWSLFQTLLTTLSTIAAKHSVSISAVAARWVLDFPYVGAVLVGARMGVSEHIDENLAIYGLSLDDEDRDKIEDILKMSKRDQVFADMGDCGSEYRSA; encoded by the exons ATGGCGGAATTCCAGAAATATGTGGACGCGGGGTTCACGGCGTATG ATATGGCTGATCACTATGGTGATGCGGAGATCCTCTTT GGCCGTTTTAGGTACTCTTATACAGGGCCGAAAACCATATTTTGCTCCACGAAGTACTGTGTTTTCCAGCCGACCCCGCAAACCGAAGCTGTAGTCCATGAGGCTATATCACGCAGATTGAAAAATATCAAATCCGACAAAGTGGATTTGTTGCAGTACCATTGGCAGGAC TATGGGGATCCACAGTATATCCCGGCCCTTCAAATTATGGAAGCCGATTCTCGAGTCAGCAATTTGGGGCTGTGTAATTTTGACACCAAGAGGATGAAAGAAGTCATTGATGCGGGGATCAAATTCGCGACAAACCAGGTCCAG TTCTCCCTGATCGATACCCGGCCTCGGTATGAGATGGAGGCAGTATGCATTCAACATGATATCAAACTCTTGACATATGGCACCCTG TGTGGCGGCTTTCTGTCTGAAAAATGGCTGGGTAAACCCGCTCCCGAAGCCTTCAGTGAAGGAATGACCCCAAGTCTCAGAAAA TATCTTGAAATGATCACGATTTGGGGTGGGTGGTCCCTCTTCCAAACGCTCCTGACTACCCTCTCCACAATCGCTGCCAAGCACTCCGTCTCCATTTCTGCGGTGGCCGCCCGTTGGGTGCTTGATTTCCCGTATGTAGGCGCTGTTCTGGTGGGGGCCAGAATGGGTGTGAGCGAACACATTGATGAAAACTTGGCAATATACGGGCTGTCATTGGATGATGAGGACCGGGACAAAATCGAGGATATCTTAAAAATGAGCAAGAGGGACCAGGTCTTCGCCGATATGGGGGATTGTGGCTCTGAGTACCGCTCAGCCTAG
- a CDS encoding uncharacterized protein (EggNog:ENOG410PJZX~COG:O~TransMembrane:3 (i156-174o215-233i260-280o)~BUSCO:12236at33183) yields the protein MDLRQRHNAPSWHWPDQSASPPEAPGSSEPQSNAGDRTEPDNGSTPGTSYPSRMCRICLETVHPTYRPVSENLPSFLQSGPRVTYEPDDPSLGRLIRPCKCKGSSRYVHEGCLRKWRNADPNYGARNFWHCPTCGFRYRLQRVTLGRWISSFPMQIFLTLFILFFVMFILGFVADPIMNLYFDPFDTITSGTFWDEESESITLSARTKATWSEHFFKGLASLGLLSFMKVFLFRPWQWWNFRHSTVLGGRRAGPTGRDRAASISWVVIVIGVATFLYGVYKGVLAWSCRVLETLGQHVMDVPSDDDEDEDADILPDLRKDSSTNDD from the exons ATGGACCTCCGGCAGCGACATAACGCTCCTTCATGGCATTGGCCCGACCAATCTGCCAGCCCGCCGGAGGCTCCAGGCAGCTCAGAGCCACAGTCAAACGCTGGTGACCGCACTGAGCCAGACAATGGATCCACTCCTGGCACCAGTTACCCTTCGAGGATGTGCAGGATATGCTTGGAAACCGTCCATCCAACCTATCGCCCGGTGTCGGAAAATCTTCCATCCTTCCTGCAATCGGGCCCTCGTGTCACGTACGAGCCGGATGACCCGTCTCTGGGACGTTTAATTCGGCCCTGCAAGTGCAAGGGCTCATCGAGATATGTACACGAGGGTTGCCTACGCAAGTGGAGGAATGCGGATCCCAACTATGGTGCCAGGAACTTTTGGCATTGTCCAACGTGTGGCTTCCGCTACAGGCTTCAGCGGGTGACTTTGGGTAGATGGATCAGCAGCTTTCCGATGCAGATTTTCCTCACCTTGTTcattttgttttttgtcaTGTTCATCCTTGGATTCGTTGCTGACCCAATCATGAATTTGTACTTTGACCCATTCGATACCATTACTTCCGGTACGTTTTGGGATGAGGAAAGTGAGAGTATCACTCTTTCGGCGCGGACAAAAGCGACCTGGTCAGAACACTTTTTTAAGGGACTCGCATCCTTGGGCCTCTTGTCGTTCATGAAAGTTTTCCTTTTTCGACCGTGGCAATGGTGGAATTTCCGCCATTCCACTGTTTTGGGAGGTCGGCGAGCCGGTCCTACCGGTAGGGACAGAGCTGCGTCTATTAGCTGGGTCGTTATTGTAATTGGCGTGGCTACTTTTCTCTAT GGTGTTTACAAGGGCGTCCTCGCCTGGAGCTGTCGCGTACTAGAGACACTTGGACAGCACGTCATGGACGTTCCGTCTGATGACGACGAAGATGAAGACGCTGATATATTACCGGATCTTAGAAAGGATTCCTCGACAAACGACGATTAA
- the PRE8 gene encoding Proteasome subunit alpha type-2 (EggNog:ENOG410PHVE~COG:O~MEROPS:MER0004996~BUSCO:11506at33183) produces the protein MADRYSFSLTTFSPSGKLVQIEYALNAVNQGVTALGIKATNGVVLATEKKSSSPLIDSSSLSKISLITPDIGMVYSGMGPDYRVLVDKARKTSHTAYKRIYNEYPPTRILVQDVARVVQEATQSGGVRPYGVSLLIAGWDEGIEPETPEAQSGETDAEKKKASGKTGGILKGGPSLYQVDPSGSYFPWKATAIGKSATSAKTFLEKRYTEGLELEDAVHIALLTLKETIEGEMNGDTIEIGIVGPPADHLLGFEGVEGARGPRFRKLTKEEIEDYLTNL, from the exons ATGGCCGACCGCTATTCGTTTTCTTTAACGACATTCTCCCCAAG CGGGAAGCTCGTTCAGATCG AGTATGCCTTAAATGCTGTGAACCAGGGTGTAACGGCCTTGGGAATTAAGG CTACCAATGGAGTCGTCCTTGCCACGGAGAAAAAGTCCTCATCACCTCTTATCGATTCCTCGTCCCTCTCTAAGATCTCTTTAATCACTCCAGACATTGGCATGGTATACTCAGGCATGGGGCCTGACTATAGAGTGCTCGTGGACAAGGCCCGCAAGACATCTCACACCGCATATAAGCGTATCTACAACGAATACCCGCCGACGAGAATACTGGTGCAGGACGTTGCACGCGTTGTTCAAGAAGCCACTCAGTCCGGTGGTGTGAGGCCTTATGGGGTCAGTCTTCTCATTGCAGGATGGGATGAGGGTATTGAACCAGAGACACCAGAAGCCCAGAGCGGGGAAACAGAtgcagagaagaagaaggcttcAGGTAAAACCGGCGGCATCCTGAAAGGTGGCCCCAGTTTATACCAAGTAGATCCTAGCGGAAGTTATTTCCCCTGGAAAGCTACAGCAATTGGCAAGAGCGCAACTTCGGCGAAAACCTTTCTTGAAAAGAGGTATACGGAAGGATTGGAGCTGGAGGATGCGGTTCATATCGCATTACTCACCCTCAAAGAGACCATTGAAGGTGAAATGAACGGTGATACCATTGAAATCG GTATTGTCGGACCGCCGGCCGATCATCTGCTAGGTTTTGAAGGTGTAGAGGGCGCTCGGGGACCAAGATTCCGGAAATTGACGAAGGAGGAAATTGAAGACTACCTGACCAATCTATGA
- the DCL2 gene encoding Dicer-like protein 2 (EggNog:ENOG410PI6K~COG:A~BUSCO:387at33183) — protein MSAHTTAEQSPKRRRIHLDNDSKMHFRSILEDGTSKSQEAPLPPRRARGYQLEMLSESLRQNIIVAMDTGSGKTEIAILRIQRELERCPAHKFVWFMAPTVALVEQQHSAISKQLPAFQTRLLTGAANVNHWSTKKIWDDILLNIRIVISTPQVLLDALSNGFVDLHTISLLVFDEAHHCVRDAPANRIMRDFYHYHRQEEGTDGLPHILGLTASPTTRARQTDLEVLEINLNAVCVTPKMHREEMMQFIHMPEYCSIEYQPDVQNFSSIVEKLSVIINELDIENDPFVKFMRRRNDLKSRQRLLDAFENKKTPCLDQLKRCLRRSRVIHRELGPWASERFLTRCIMGLKSKQTNASGPQWADWDREDNSYMLNVLSQVVSSTEMGVQNPPDELSRKVHKLIDFLVLEHVNGSIGIVFAEERTIVIMLAQLLSLHPRTKHIKTTAFLGSSASVSRKSDITELHNPIDQSTAIDDLRTGKKDLIIATAVLEEGIDVPICDLVICFDLPKDLRSFIQRRGRARKKGSKFALFLHSEDRATSSELHLMEKTMKQLYLENKRTLEHIQYLENVEEEGYDGFRVASTGAFLTLSNARNHLSHFCGTLSAEFIATDPEFVLEGDDTTGFSAKVILPSFLDPKLREFRGILLWKTEKMAKRDASFQAYVALYEAGLVNDYLMPAHHHIDDEDGLEQVEKRPSFAKASGSLNPWAAIAKKWREAKHFYQNLIEISAGAQAFPPMVMVLPVELPCDISFRLFWNEHSTLLVSVKRGGQDFAADLIRLAADTTSILLSSLFSQKMVPGSRDFSWLFVPQMESIPSAIREWCDCVTGTISLHDIRDCDMAGFENPGLVRPMDNTARPCTFEKLVWRKYVPAETSDGASLSEQVTYDREVPHIEGTVWPKRTDFLHRLEPSNTSKAHHTAKCFYPANNCSVDRLPVEYSQFALFIPCLIHSIENYFIANELAQTILHPVGFSNLSLVLTAISSSAAREASNYQRLEFLGDSLLKLHTSIQLAADHPLWPEGRLTMRKGNVVSNGYLANAALQTGLDKFILTKPFTGAKWRPSYNTDHINTGNMTEPTREMSTKVLADVVEALIGAANIDGGENKILNCLKIFIPDIKWSPLNECVNILHHQQDSFSDENNNMLSEIEGLVGYTFKKKPLLLAAVTHPSSKGSGHSYQRLEFVGDSILDIIVVQELFESPRGFHHFDMHLMRTALVNADFLAFLCMNAYREEDRGEAVENSKTRVTVAMTKRRAYLWGFMKHSASWDIVNAQQRAAKQYEKLHEEIDEKLRSSKTYPWTLLCRLDAAKFFSDIVESILGAIFIDSQGSMPACRIFLERIGLIPYLKRVLSEDLDLMHPKERLGLLAGTLSVKYETKRTQGVEPQRWECAARVGDEEVVRVDCRVSRVDAETTAAEAAVAILKTRKLQAEASNKVAECDSDVLGKLMSVHVG, from the exons ATGTCCGCTCATACCACAGCTGAACAAAGCCCCAAAAGGCGAAGGATACATCTGGATAACGATTCTAAGATGCATTTCCGCTCAATTCTTGAAGATGGGACTTCAAAGAGCCAGGAAGCCCCCCTTCCTCCCCGCAGAGCAAGAGGGTATCAGCTTGAGATGCTATCCGAAAGCCTGCGTCAGAACATCATTGTTGCG ATGGATACTGGGAGCGGCAAAACTGAGAT TGCAATCCTTCGGATACAAAGGGAACTAGAACGATGTCCTGCACACAAA TTTGTTTGGTTTATGGCACCAACTGTTGCTCTCGTCGAGCAGCAGCATTCAGCTATATCCAAGCAGCTACCTGCATTTCAAACTCGACTCTTAACTGGGGCTGCTAATGTCAACCATTGGTCtacaaagaagatatggGATGATATTCTTTTGAATATTAGAATTGTCATTTCAACGCCGCAGGTGTTGCTGGATGCATTATCTAATGGTTTTGTCGATTTACATACCATATCTTTGCTTGTTTTTGACGAAG CCCATCACTGTGTTCGTGATGCTCCTGCAAATAGAATTATGCGGGATTTCTATCATTATCATAGACAAGAAGAGGGTACTGATGGTTTACCACATATCCTGGGTCTCACTGCAAGCCCGACCACGCGTGCACGTCAAACAGACCTAGA GGTACTGGAAATAAACCTAAATGCTGTCTGCGTGACCCCCAAAATGCACCGAGAGGAAATGATGCAATTCATCCATATGCCTGAATACTGCAGTATTGAATATCAGCCAGACGTTCAGAATTTTTCTTCCATAGTGGAAAAGCTCTCTGTAATCATCAACGAGCTTGACATTGAAAATGACCCGTTTGTCAAATTTATGCGACGAAGAAATGACCTCAAGAGCAGGCAGAGGCTTTTGGACGCCTTtgaaaacaagaaaacaCCCTGCCTTGACCAATTGAAAAGATGCCTTCGCAGGTCTAGAGTTATCCATCGAGAACTTGGTCCGTGGGCCTCGGAACGTTTCCTCACACGCTGCATCATGGGGCTTAAAAGTAAACAAACTAATGCTTCAGGCCCACAGTGGGCAGATTGGGATAGAGAAGATAACTCCTACATGCTAAATGTTTTGTCTCAGGTAGTATCCTCAACCGAAATGGGCGTCCAGAATCCTCCAGACGAGCTATCCAGAAAGGTACACAAGTTGATAGACTTCCTAGTGCTGGAGCATGTCAACGGCTCCATCGGAATAGTCTTTGCAGAAGAAAGAACGATAGTCATCATGCTTGCGCAGCTGCTGTCTTTACATCCTCGCACGAAACATATCAAAACTACCGCATTCTTAGGAAGCTCTGCTTCTGTTTCCCGGAAGTCAGATATAACGGAACTGCATAACCCTATAGACCAGAGCACTGCTATAGATGACCTTCGTACTGGAAAGAAGGACCTCATTATAGCAACCGCCGTTCTTGAAGAAGGCATTGACGTCCCTATCTGTGACCTTGTCATTTGTTTTGATCTTCCAAAGGACCTTAGGTCCTTTATACAGCGCCGGGGAAGAGCGAGAAAGAAAGGGTCCAAATTCGCTCTGTTTCTGCATTCGGAAGATCGTGCGACGTCTTCAGAACTACACTTGATGGAAAAAACTATGAAGCAACTATACCTCGAAAACAAAAGAACTCTTGAGCATATTCAATATCTGGAGAATGTTGAAGAAGAGGGTTATGATGGCTTCCGTGTTGCATCGACAGG GGCCTTTCTTACCCTTTCCAACGCTCGAAATCACCTGTCGCATTTCTGTGGGACTTTGTCCGCTGAGTTTATCGCTACCGATCCTGAATTTGTGTTGGAAGGGGATGATACAACCGGATTCTCCGCCAAAGTTATCTTACCCAGTTTTCTTGATCCCAAGTTACGCGAATTCCGAGGCATCTTACTATGGAAGACCGAAAAAATGGCAAAGAGAGACGCCTCATTCCAAGCGTATGTGGCATTATATGAGGCAGGACTGGTTAATGATTACTTGATGCCCGCCCACCATCACATAGATGATGAGGACGGTCTTGAGCAGGTTGAAAAACGGCCGAGTTTTGCCAAAGCGTCGGGGAGCCTAAACCCGTGGGCAGCTATTGCGAAGAAATGGCGAGAAGCGAAACATTTCTATCAGAACCTCATTGAGATATCAGCTGGCGCGCAAGCCTTTCCTCCCATGGTTATGGTCCTTCCAGTGGAACTACCCTGTGATATCTCATTCAGGCTTTTTTGGAATGAACACTCCACTCTCCTGGTTTCTGTCAAGCGTGGTGGACAAGACTTTGCGGCTGACCTTATTCGGCTTGCTGCGGATACAACCTCAATCCTTCTCTCATCTTTGTTTTCGCAGAAGATGGTCCCTGGTAGTCGAGACTTTTCTTGGTTATTTGTGCCTCAAATGGAATCGATTCCGTCTGCTATCCGGGAGTGGTGTGACTGCGTTACAGGGACGATTTCTTTACACGATATTAGGGACTGCGATATGGCAGGATTTGAGAATCCCGGGCTTGTAAGACCAATGGACAATACAGCACGACCCTGCACATTTGAGAAATTGGTATGGCGGAAATACGTCCCCGCGGAAACATCAGATGGTGCCAGTCTCAGCGAGCAGGTTACATACGACCGCGAGGTTCCTCATATTGAAGGCACAGTGTGGCCTAAGCGAACCGACTTTTTGCATCGACTCGAACCATCTAATACATCCAAAGCGCATCACACTGCAAAGTGTTTCTATCCAGCAAACAATTGCTCTGTTGACAGGCTACCAGTTGAATATTCCCAGTTCGCATTATTTATCCCTTGCTTAATCCACAGTATTGAGAATTATTTCATTGCTAATGAGCTGGCTCAAACAATTTTGCATCCAGTTGGGTTCAGCAACCTCTCTCTTGTTTTGACAGCCATCAGTTCATCCGCTGCAAGAGAAGCTTCTAACTACCAACGCCTAGAATTTTTAGGGGACAGCCTTCTCAAGTTACATACCTCAATACAGCTAGCCGCAGACCATCCACTTTGGCCTGAAGGACGTTTGACTATGCGCAAAGGTAACGTTGTGTCAAACGGCTACCTAGCAAATGCTGCTCTACAAACGGGATTGGACAAATTTATCCTCACAAAGCCTTTCACAGGCGCCAAGTGGCGACCTTCATACAACACAGATCATATTAACACTGGAAACATGACAGAACCAACAAGGGAAATGTCTACAAAAGTTTTAGCAGATGTTGTTGAAGCTCTGATTGGTGCAGCAAACATTGATGGGGGcgagaacaagattttgaattGCTTGAAAATATTTATCCCTGATATCAAGTGGTCTCCGCTCAACGAATGCGTCAACATTCTTCATCACCAACAGGATAGTTTCAGCGATGAAAACAATAACATGTTATCCGAAATTGAGGGACTTGTGGGATATACTTTCAAAAAGAAGCCTCTACTCCTGGCTGCTGTGACGCACCCAAGCAGTAAAGGCTCAGGCCATTCTTATCAAAGATTAGAATTTGTGGGTGATTCTATCTTAGATATTATTGTTGTCCAGGAACTTTTTGAATCGCCGAGGGGTTTCCATCATTTTGACATGCACCTTATGCGCACCGCATTGGTCAATGCAGATTTCCTAGCCTTTCTGTGCATGAATGCATATAGAGAGGAAGACCGAGGCGAAGCAGTTGAGAACTCTAAGACGAGGGTCACAGTTGCAATGACAAAGCGGAGGGCTTACCTTTGGGGATTCATGAAGCACTCGGCTTCCTGGGATATCGTTAACGCCCAACAGAGGGCCGCAAAACAGTATGAGAAGTTGCACGAAGAAATCGATGAGAAACTTCGATCATCAAAAACATATCCGTGGACATTACTGTGTCGGCTTGACGCTGCCAAGTTCTTCTCGGATATCGTTGAAAGTATCCTGGGCGCAATATTCATCGACTCTCAAGGCTCAATGCCCGCATGCAGGATCTTCCTTGAGCGCATTGGCTTGATACCATACTTAAAACGGGTTTTATCGGAGGACTTAGACTTGATGCATCCAAAAGAGCGCTTGGGTCTCCTGGCTGGCACTCTCTCGGTCAAGTATGAAACAAAACGTACCCAGGGTGTTGAGCCACAGCGTTGGGAATGCGCTGCTCGTGTTGGAGACGAGGAGGTTGTACGAGTCGATTGTAGAGTCAGCAGAGTCGATGCCGAAACCACCGCCGCGGAAGCTGCCGTGGCCATCTTGAAAACAAGGAAACTCCAAGCAGAGGCAAGCAACAAGGTTGCTGAATGTGACTCAGATGTTCTGGGGAAATTGATGTCCGTGCACGTTGGCTAG